GAACGCGCGGCGTGACGCTTCCTTCGGTCAGTTCCTTGATGATCCCTGCTTTGTGTTCACCGAGCGCCAGGAGCAGAATCTTACGAGCTTCAAAGATGGTCCCGAGGCCCATCGTGATAGCCTGCGTCGGAACGTTCCACTCGCCAAAGAAGTCGCTCGCAGCAGCGCGACGTGTCACGGGATCGAGCGTGCACAAGCGTGTGCGGCTGTTGCGCGAGCTGAACGGCTCGTTGAAGCCGATGTGACCATTGCGGCCGATGCCGAGGATCACAATATCGAGCCCCCCTGCCCGTTCGATCGCCGATTCGTAGTCGCGGCAGTAGTTATCGATTTCAGCGGGGGACACATCGCCCCGTGGGATGTGGATATTCTCGGCCGGGATATTCACGTGGCGGAAGAAGTTTTCGTTCATCCACTGGTGATAGCTTTGGAAGGCGTCGGGCGCGAGTCCGTAGTATTCATCGAGGTTGAATGTGATGACGCCCGAGAAATCGAGCCCTTCTTCGCGATGCAGACGAATCAGTTCGCGATAAACACCGGTCGGCGTGCTGCCGGTGGGGAGTCCGAGAACGGCGTTTTGACCGAGCGCGTTGCGCTCGCTGATCACACCGGCAACAATGCGTGCCACATGTCGGGCGAGATCTTCAGCCGACTCGAACACGTAGGTGGATAGATTAGTACCAGGAGCCCGGCGGGCTTTGGTCGACGCTTGCACCGAAATCGCCATCGAACTTTTTGCACCATTTGCGAGAAAGTAGTCTGCAACCGATGCCCGGGCGAGAGATTCGCGCCTCGGCATCCTCTCGTAAGCTCCCTAGTATGACCCGAAGGCAGCGCACTGCCAATTGCTACGGGGGTCATCTGGCTCGATAAAAAAGAGGTTTTCTCGGCCACTTCTTCTCATCTAGCGTCAACCTGCTGCGTAGCACACAGGGCTCGGCCACAGCTTTCGGCTCCCCGTGCGGGCCGTTATACTTGCGGAGCTAGGAAGCACGCCTCGCCACTCCGGACGACCTCAATCGCCCTTTAGTGGCAAGCATCATTCCCGCGAGAGCCGCAGCGTGGCGGTTGGTTTTCCATAAAATCAGCCCCGTCTGCGAAACTCCTCGGGCGAGGGGCGAGCTGTTCCCAGCCCCGACTGTCTCTTCCCGAGCCTCCTCACCACCTGCGAGATTCCGATCGCCATGGGTCGCTACGTTGTCCGTTATGGCGCCACGCGTGCCCTGGGAATCTTTTCGACGCGCGGCAACGATCGCGTTGGTCGTATGGCCAAGGTGATTGCGCGCACCCATCGCGGGCTCGAGGCGGCTGATGTTCTTTGCGAAGCGACCGACGAAGTTGCCACCCGTCTGGGCGATGCGCCGGGGGGACAAATCCTGCGCGAACTCTCGGCCGATGATGCCAACGAACTTGTGCACCTCCATGCCCGGGAGCGCAAAGAATTCGAGACCTGCCAAAAGCATGTCGAGCGACTCAAGTTGCAAATGCAGCTGATCGATATCGAGCATCTGTTTGGTGGCGAACGGATTGTCGTTTATTACCTGTCGGAAGATCGGGTCGATTTTCGCGATCTTGTGAAGGCGCTCGCCTCCGAGTTTCAAACCCGCATCGAAATGCGCCAGATTGGCGTGCGCGACGAAGCCAAACTGCTGGCCGACTACGGCGATTGTGGCAAACCCCTCTGCTGCAACACGCATCTCAGCGAGATGCCGCCGGTCTCGATGAAAATGGCCAAGGTGCAGAAGGCAACGCTCGACCCCACAAAGATTTCGGGGCGCTGTGGTCGGCTGAAATGCTGCCTCCGCTACGAGTACGACATCTACGAAGAGCTGATGAAAGATATGCCGCCGGTCGGCAGTGAAGTGGTGACCACCACCGGCCGGGCCCGCGTGCTGGGGCAAGAGATTCTGTCGCAGCAGCTGCTGGTGCAGATGGAAGATGGCCGGCGAATCATGATTCCGCTGACCGATGTGGTGACGGTGCTCAAGGCGGGGACTGGCAAGCGGACACGCGAGCCGTTTGGTCCGCCGCAGCCCGAAGGTGACGCCCCTGCAGAAGGACGCCGCGATCAGCGGCGCGACTCGCGTCCGCCACGTGGCGACCGAAACCAGGCCGACCGACATTCAGCACCCACTGGCGAAAGTGAACCAGCGGCGAGCGATGCGCCTCCGGCAGAATCGACCGGCGAGCGACCAGCAGGCGAGCAGCCGAGACCACAGCGTGATCAGCAGCGCTCGGGAGATCGTCGGCCTCCGCAGCGTGGCGCCTATCAGCAGCGAGATTCGCAACAGCGCGATCCGCAACAGCGCGATCCGCAGCAGCGTGGTCCACAGCAGCGCGATGGCAATCGAGACGCCAATCGCGGCGCTCGACAGCCGCGCGAATTTGCCCCGGAGCTACAGCCCTCGGCAGACATCCCCCCAGCGACGACAACTCCACCTGAATCGATGCCTCGCGCGAGCGATTCGGAGAAACCTGCGGAGCTTCCGCCATCAGCCCCTCCAGCCCCAACTCCCGAGCCTGGAGCGGAAGACAAGTCCACCTGAGAGGTGGCAGCTGCCACTACCCAATGAATCATGGTCCGCTGAATCGTGGTTCGGTATTGCACTGCCTGATGGTCAACAGCCTATAATTTGCGGTTTACGACGAATTTCATTCCCGATCTGTCGCGCGATCGATGTCGGTGATCGACGCCCCTCCTTCCTTCAGTTATTGCCGCTCCTATGTCGCAGGAAATTCATCCGCTCGTCAAGCTGCTGTGCGAAGATACCCGTTACAAGCTCGAGGCCTATCAATTTGTTCGCGCGGGGCTGAAATATGCCCAGGATGAGCTCGGTCTTGGAGCCGACGAACCTTCGTCCGAAGAAGAGGAAGCAGAAGCAGGAACCGAGCCGACGCTGTTTCAGCGGGGACCGGTGCGGCACGTGACCGGCCAAGATCTTTCGCGAGCGCTCAAAACATTTGCCCACTCGCAGTATGGCTACATGGCCCGGCTGGTTCTCGCGTCGTGGGGCATTAAGAGCACCAGCGATTTTGGCGAGATTGTGTACAACCTGATCAAAATTGGCGAAATGACCAAATCGGCGCACGATCGCCGGGAAGACTTCGACGACGTCTACGATTTCCAGCAAGCACTGGAAGAAGAGTTCGAGATCACGCGCACCGCAGAAGAGTAGCGTGGGGCCACTCCAGAAGTGGCCTGCTGCTTTGCGATGCGCTCGTTTCCGTCACGAATTAACGCAACTCCAACGTGCGTGGCTTGATCGTGTCGGTATGATGGGGTGGCAATCCACTTCTGCAGAAGGAACTTCACCATGCATCCGCTCGGCTCACTCATCGCCACCGGCACCAAGCTCTACCTCGATTCGATCGATCCGCAGCTGGTGCTGCTCAATCGGAGCCTCGGAGCAAGCGGCGCCACTAGCAACCCAGTGATTGTTTCCGATCTGATCCGCACCGGAAGGTTCGATCAAGAGATTGTCGAACTCGTCAGCAGTGGGCTCTCCGACAGCGAAGTCGCTTGGAGCCTTACCGATAAACTTGTCACCAACGCCCAGCAAGTGTTTCAGCCTGTGTACGAAGCGACGAAGGCCGACGATGGCTATGTCAGCTTCGAACTCGATCCGCTGATTGAAGACCCTGCGGCCAACTTGCCCCATGCCGAGCGCGTTCGAATGTACGTCGAACTGGGGAAAAAATGGTCGGCCGGACATACCAACCGGATGATCAAAGTTCCAGCGACTCCGGCTGGCATCGAAGCGCTCGAGCCCCTCTGTGCGCTCGGCGTTTCGCTTAACGTCACTCTGATTTTCACGATGCGGCAGTACGAAGCGGCCCGCGATAGTGTGTGGCGCGGAGCGCAGCAGCGGGCGTCGCTCGAGAAGTTCAAAAGTGTCTACAGCATTTTTGTCTCGCGAGTCGACATCTACACCGAAAAGCAGGTCCCCGAGCTTTCGCCAGCTGCTCAAGGTCAAGTCGGCATCGTCAACTCGAAGTTAATTTGGAAAGCGAATCGCGAGTTTTGGGCCGATAAGCAGTGCCCTTTGGCGCAGGAGATGATTTTCGCGAGCACCGGCACCAAGAAGGCCGAGGATGCCCCGTGGAAGTATGTCGCCGCGCTCGCAGGGAGCGACATTCAAACGAATCCCCCCGGGACCAACGATGCGGTTGCCAGGTCGACCGAACTCTTCACGCGGCAAGTCGACGTCCTTCCTCCGGCCGAGGTGCTCGAGGAGATTCGCACGAAGGTCGATGCCGTGAAACTCGAAACCGTGCTGATGGACGAGGGGATCAAAAAGTTCGCCGATCCTCAGAAAGCGCTCCTCAAGCTGATCGCCGACAAGCGTGCTCAGCTCGTCTCGACGTAACGGTTCAGCGGGCGAGCGAGACCTGCTAGCGTGAGGCCTGGCGATCTGTTTTGCGCTGCGGGTTTTGTGGTTTGGTCTTGCTACATCCGCTGCGCCGTGTGACTATACTTCCACTCTATGGAACCTCAGGCTGGGCAGCACGATTCGACGCTTCGGAACCCCTCCGATTCGCTTGCCCCACCCCCGAGCGCGGCCGCTCCCGCGAAGCGCCTCAGCGGCGAACTTTCCCCTGCGGAAACACACCCCGCCGAGCGCCGCAACTTCTTGCTGATGGTCACCTATCAGATCCTGATGCGCACCGGGTGGATCTTCAAAACCGAGAGCAGCATCATGCCCGCGGTGATCGATTCACTGGGCGGTACGGGATGGATGCGCGGTGCTCTGCCGCTGCTGAATCGGTTTGGCCAAAGTGTGCCGCCGATGTTGCTGGCTCGGCACATCAAAGGGCTCGCGCAGAAGAAGTGGGCCTTTGTCGGCACCACCACCTCGATGGTCGCGATGTTCCTGGCGATCACCTCGATCTGGCTCATCCCGGGGCTGAAAGACTCCCCCTACGCCCGCTATATCTACCTGGCGATCTACGCCCTCTTCTTCGCCGCTATCGGCGTGAATCAACTCGCCTACAACACGCTGCAAGGCAAACTGATCCGCGTTCGAAGTCGGGGCCGATTGCTGATGATCGCCGACACCATCGGCGCAGCCACTGCTATCGCCTGCGCGCTGCTCCTCTTGCCGCGCTGGCTCCACGAAGACCATGCCGACTTCGCCTGGATTTTCGGTTTCTCGACTGGCCTGTTCGCCGCCGCTTCCATCATTGCCTGGATGCTGGTCGAGAGTCCTGACAGCGCCGAGCAACGCGAGGAAAAACGAGAGCCGGTCTTCGCCGCCGCTTGGCAGGTTTTGAAAAGCGATCGCCCGTTTCGCCGACTTTGCATTGTCGCGGGACTCTTCAGCAGCAGCCTCGTGTTGTTCCCTCACTACCAGGCGATTGCAAGCGAGGAACTGAACCTGGGAACTCCCTACCTGATGTGGTGGGTGATTGCCCAGAATGTTGGGACGGCGATTTTCAGTGTACTCACGGGTCCATTAGCCGATCGTTTTGGAAATCGGCTGTCACTGCGGCTCCTCACCATCTTGATCTGCCTCGCTCCCCAAACCGCGCTGTGGCTTTCGTTTAATCCCGAGATCGGAAAAGTCGGGTTTTTCATGGTCTTTCTGCTCGTGGGGATGACTCCCGTCGCGCAAAAATCATTCAACAACTACACGCTCGAACTTACCACGCCCGAAAATCACCCGCGTTATCTCAGCACGCTGTCGCTCTGCATGGCGCTGCCGATTTTCTTTTCGATCCTGGTGGGATACTTCGTCGATTGGCTGGGCTTTACGGCTGTCTATCATGCTGTGACTGTGCTGCTGGTCATCGGCGCGATCCTCAGTTTTCGGCTGATCGAGCCGCGTCATAAGCTCGAAGCTGCGAGCCTCGTAACTCCCTCCGCCATTCCCCCTGCCGACGATAGTCTGTAGGTCTTCCGTGGTAAGTCTTCGCCATGATCCAAGGTGTCATCTTCGATCTCGATGGAACGCTCGCCGATTCGCAGCTCGACTTCGAGGCGATGCGCGATGAAATGCAGCTTCCGGCGGGCCAACCTATTCTCGAAGCCGTTGCTGCACTCCCGGCCGAGCGGCAGCACGAGTGCCATGCCATCTTGCGCCGGCACGAGCTCGAAGGAGCTGCTCGCGCGACACTCCTTCCTGGAGCTGGCGAGCTGCTGTCGCAGCTCGAGAGCCGCTCGATGCCGATTTCGATCGTCACCCGCAACAGCCGCGAGGTGACAGCCGCGACACTGTCGAAGCTCGGCATTCGCTCCTCACTCGTCATCACGCGCGACGATGGCCCGGTGAAACCCGATCCGTGGGGAGCGCTCGAAATCATTCGTCACTGGAAATTCGATCCCCGCTCGCTCGTGATGATTGGCGACTGGGTCTTCGACATCGCATGTGGCCATGCGGCGGGAACATGGACCGTGCTGCTGACGTCGAGCGACGACGAGGCACGCTGCACGCCGCAGCCCGATTTGATCCTGCCGTCGCTGGCCCACTACGACGAGCTGCTAGCGTGGATCGACGATCGCTAAAACGTTGGTCCTGCAGCTTCTACTCGCCGCTACAGGCCGTTTTCCGCTGAAAAAACGGACTTTGGCGAAATCGGCCTTTCAGCTATGCTCTGGGCCGGTTGAAATCCCGCTCAACCATCGTGCGCGCGACAAGTCAGGACGACACCTCGCTAGCAGCACGCTTTCGACAACCTGCCGCATAAGGCCCTCACGGATGACTTGCACGGCCCTTCTCCGACTGGCATCGACGTTCACTTGCCATGCTTCGCGTTTTGCTCCGGTGGCTGCGCTGCTGCTGGGGACTAGCGCACTGGCACAAACCTACGTCGCTCCTTCCGGCGCTTCGCGCTATGCTCCTCAAACAGCAGCGCCTGCGCCAGTGCCGCAAACGGCTCCCCGCGCTGCTGGTCCGATGCAGCCAGCGATGCGACAAGGCCCCGCTCCAGCAGGCCCCGCACAACCCACCTACACGCAGCCAAATTACACGCAGCCCGGACCGACACAGCAGAACCCTGTCCGTCAGGTCGATCTGCAGCAGCCGATTCGTCAGCCTCAGCCCGGCGCACAACCGGGCGCTCAACCAGCAACACCTGCAGGCCCCCAGCCCGGTCGACCGATTGGTCCAGGCAATGTGCAGCTGATTCCACGCCCCGCTGAACCAGCTGCTCCGCAAGCGCCGGCCTGGTATCCACTCGATGCCAAAGTGCAAGCTTGGGTCGATAACGTCCTGGGCTACTGGCAACAGCGGAGCTCGAAAGTCGAAACCTATCGCTGCAAGTTTCAGCGCTGGGACTACGACCCGATCTTTGGTCCTAAAGATCCTTCGGTTCCGAAAACGTTTGCCGAAGGTGTGATTCAGTACGCCCAGCCCGATAAAGGTTTGTTCCGACTCGAAAAGCTGAGCAACTACGTGGCTGCCACTCAAGCTGGCGAACAACCCTCGTACGTTCCACAAACGGGCGTGCTCGGTGAACACTGGATTTGCGATGGTCAGCGCGTGTTCGAATTCGATGCGCGTCAGAAAAAAGTGATCGAGCGCATTTTGCCCGCCGAGATGCAAGGGAAAGCGATCGCCGATGGCCCCCTGCCGTTTCTGTTTGGAGCGGACGCCGCCAAGATCATGAGCCGCTATTGGCTTCGACCCCTCACCCCTCCTGAAGGCGTGAAGGGAGAATACTGGCTCGAAGCCGTTCCGAAATCGCGCGCCGATGCCGCCAACTTCAAGATGGTGCACATCATCATCGACGAGAAAGAATTCCTCCCCCAAGGGTTGCAGGTCTTTCCGCCGAACTACGACCCGAAGACCAATCCTGTGCGAACCGCGTACATCTTCAAAGAACGCGAAGTGAACAAGGTGAACCTGCTCAACAAACTCAATCCGTTTTTGAAAGAGTTCTTTGAGCCGCAAACACCGTCGGGCTGGGAACGGATTGTCGAGAACCTGAATGTGCCACCAGGACCAGGTCCGGCAGCGCAGCCCCAGCCTTCGCAGGCGACACGTCCGGCAGCTCCGGCACCGACCGGCCCCACGCCGATTCCGCGCTAAGCGCCCGATCGATCGCGCGTGCATAACCGCTATAGATGCGACACGCGCTCTGCAGCGAACGATTGCAAAGCTTTCGTTCCCAGGGCTACTTTCCACAGAACGAACAACCGGAGATCGATCCGGGTTGTCAAAGAATCGACCCCCGCTGGTTCGATACCATCATAGCGGCTCACCGTGGCAGGACTGTGCCCAGGAGCACCTCACCATGATGGAATTCAATCGCAATCAGTATCTGATGGCCGGGCTAGTAATCCTACTGCTCGGCATTCAACTCCGCTCAATCGATGCGGTGGTGCTCAACGAGCGCGCCACAAAGTTTCTTGCTCAGCGGATGCAAGATATCAAAGGGACCGAGATCGCCAGTACGAGCGATCTGGCGACGCACTACGCGGCCAATCAGCCTGTCGCAACGGTCAAACATCGCATGGAGCCACCAAAATGGCTCGGCTGGGCACTCGTGTCGGTTGGCAGCGTGCTGGTGCTCCACAGCTTGGCGCTGAAAAAACCGGGGGGCTGATCGCCCGCTCGCTACCGGCCACTTTTCGCAGGTTACTGCGCGACGCCGATCCCGCGCAGCGATGTTTCACCTGGAAACAGCCGCGTTCCCGACTGCAGCTCGCGCACATCGCGGAGCGGGTTCCAAGGTCGCAGTCGAACCACTTCGGTGGTCGCTTCCCATTGACCATCTCCCGGCACGACCAACTTGGCGACGACCGTCCCTAGCGGTTTGAACTTCGTGCTCGTCGCGGGTCGAATCGCCCCTAGCGGTAAGCGAATCGCATAGCCGCGCGTTGTCCACGCACTCGGCTGGAGCTCGCGCGACCAACGTCCGATCGGCACAATCGACTGGCCTGCTGCAAACGACGAGGCTTGTAGGTCGCGATACTCGAGTCCCCACAGCGTCACATCGATTCGACCACTCGTGCTAGTGAGTTCGCCACGCGAATTGATCGGCTGAACGTAAACCAGCAGCCCGTCGGACTCGGCCGATCCGTTCCACGAAGCCATGTGCGCGTCGATCACTAGTTGCATGAGGCGTGGCGCTGGCAGAGCTCTCTCGACTTCGCTCACTTTTTCCTCTGCGCGCTGCGTTGCAACTTCCGCGCGATTGTCGAGCACAATCCGGATCGACTTCTTGACCGGTGGACGATTCGTCCGGAGTTTCTCCGCCACAATACGGAGCTGATCGATCGAGATCTCTGCGCCGTCGAGCCGCGCGGAGACGAGCGAGGCGTAGTTCAGCTGACGAGTGATCGAGGTCGATTCGGTACCGAACTCGATAGCGAGTCGATCGGCTGAATGACTGGCGACGAGTTGACCTTGAAAGACTCGTCCACTGGCGAGTGCAACTTCTACCTCGGCGCCTCGCACATTTCCTTTGAGCGCAAAAATCACCAGGATCAGCGCCACGGCAAAGGCGACGCGCCGCAGCAGTCGGTTACTTATCATCGACGGTTCTCCCAGCGGCACCTGCGAATCCCGTTTTCCCGAGGTCACGACCTCCGAGGAAAGGGGCTCCTAGCGGTGCTCTGCCAGGTAGAAAGCAACTCCGAGGCCAGCGGCGCGAGAGTGAGCCTCGCGAGCCTTCAGCCACCTCTCAAACTGCTGTCTCGCAGGGACTTAGACGAAGAATTCCACTGGTTTTTAGTCACTTTCAGCAGGTTGCCTTTTCGCCACATGATGCCGGGACGCGTCAGCGGCGCTTCTGCGCTGGTGGCGTGCGGGCAACGTCCGGCAGAATCTGTTTCTTCCTTACGTTCGCTACGTTCCGGCCTCGCCCCCTCGGACGACGAATTATGACCTAGAGTTGCAGCATCGATTTCACGATCGAGCTCTCGTTTCGTGCGCGTAAGAAGGATAGGCGGAATGCTCAACCGACGGATCTGGCAATTGGGAATCGCAGCGGCGACAGCGCTTGCGTTTGCGCCAAAAGCGACAGCCGAAGAAGCTGGCCAGCCAGTCAGCACGAAGCGATTGGCCCGGCAAGAGGGAGCGGCCGGTCAGAGGCAGCGCGAAGGGTCGAAACTCGAAAGTGTCGAGGGGCACTTCGAGTTCTCGGGAGATCGCATCAGCTTCCAAACCATCGCAAGCCAAGAGAGTTTTCGCTTGCTCGAAAATCTCTCCCTCGAGCGCGTCAGCAAAGTGCTTGGCGAAGATCGCGAACCACAAACCTGGATCGTCAGTGGTCTGGTGACCGAGTATCGCGGCAGCAATTATCTGCTGATCAGCAAAGCGATTCTCAAGACGCTTTAAGCGTTCTGTTTTTTCAGCGCGCGATTCTGCGACTCTCCACAGGCAATCAAGCCGCACTCACTCGACGAGAAACACATCTTCCGCTGGCGGCAACAACGTCGACGGATTGATGTCGAGATCCAAGATCGCCAGCATGCGCATCGTGCCGCAAACGAAGCGGGCATCGTAGTCGCCGAGTCCTGCCAGCAGCACATGCCCCCACTTGCTGTAAGTGGTGCCGCTGTACTGACCGTTTCCGAGCAGCGTTTCCTGCACCAGCACAATCGGGCGGCGATCGTGCCGGCGCTGAAAGATCAGCATGTCGTGATATGGACTTGCTGGATCGTTCAGCGGTTTGAAGCTGCT
This window of the Pirellula staleyi DSM 6068 genome carries:
- the ricT gene encoding regulatory iron-sulfur-containing complex subunit RicT; amino-acid sequence: MGRYVVRYGATRALGIFSTRGNDRVGRMAKVIARTHRGLEAADVLCEATDEVATRLGDAPGGQILRELSADDANELVHLHARERKEFETCQKHVERLKLQMQLIDIEHLFGGERIVVYYLSEDRVDFRDLVKALASEFQTRIEMRQIGVRDEAKLLADYGDCGKPLCCNTHLSEMPPVSMKMAKVQKATLDPTKISGRCGRLKCCLRYEYDIYEELMKDMPPVGSEVVTTTGRARVLGQEILSQQLLVQMEDGRRIMIPLTDVVTVLKAGTGKRTREPFGPPQPEGDAPAEGRRDQRRDSRPPRGDRNQADRHSAPTGESEPAASDAPPAESTGERPAGEQPRPQRDQQRSGDRRPPQRGAYQQRDSQQRDPQQRDPQQRGPQQRDGNRDANRGARQPREFAPELQPSADIPPATTTPPESMPRASDSEKPAELPPSAPPAPTPEPGAEDKST
- a CDS encoding transaldolase family protein, with the protein product MHPLGSLIATGTKLYLDSIDPQLVLLNRSLGASGATSNPVIVSDLIRTGRFDQEIVELVSSGLSDSEVAWSLTDKLVTNAQQVFQPVYEATKADDGYVSFELDPLIEDPAANLPHAERVRMYVELGKKWSAGHTNRMIKVPATPAGIEALEPLCALGVSLNVTLIFTMRQYEAARDSVWRGAQQRASLEKFKSVYSIFVSRVDIYTEKQVPELSPAAQGQVGIVNSKLIWKANREFWADKQCPLAQEMIFASTGTKKAEDAPWKYVAALAGSDIQTNPPGTNDAVARSTELFTRQVDVLPPAEVLEEIRTKVDAVKLETVLMDEGIKKFADPQKALLKLIADKRAQLVST
- a CDS encoding MFS transporter produces the protein MEPQAGQHDSTLRNPSDSLAPPPSAAAPAKRLSGELSPAETHPAERRNFLLMVTYQILMRTGWIFKTESSIMPAVIDSLGGTGWMRGALPLLNRFGQSVPPMLLARHIKGLAQKKWAFVGTTTSMVAMFLAITSIWLIPGLKDSPYARYIYLAIYALFFAAIGVNQLAYNTLQGKLIRVRSRGRLLMIADTIGAATAIACALLLLPRWLHEDHADFAWIFGFSTGLFAAASIIAWMLVESPDSAEQREEKREPVFAAAWQVLKSDRPFRRLCIVAGLFSSSLVLFPHYQAIASEELNLGTPYLMWWVIAQNVGTAIFSVLTGPLADRFGNRLSLRLLTILICLAPQTALWLSFNPEIGKVGFFMVFLLVGMTPVAQKSFNNYTLELTTPENHPRYLSTLSLCMALPIFFSILVGYFVDWLGFTAVYHAVTVLLVIGAILSFRLIEPRHKLEAASLVTPSAIPPADDSL
- a CDS encoding HAD family hydrolase — its product is MIQGVIFDLDGTLADSQLDFEAMRDEMQLPAGQPILEAVAALPAERQHECHAILRRHELEGAARATLLPGAGELLSQLESRSMPISIVTRNSREVTAATLSKLGIRSSLVITRDDGPVKPDPWGALEIIRHWKFDPRSLVMIGDWVFDIACGHAAGTWTVLLTSSDDEARCTPQPDLILPSLAHYDELLAWIDDR
- a CDS encoding TIGR03009 domain-containing protein; translated protein: MTCTALLRLASTFTCHASRFAPVAALLLGTSALAQTYVAPSGASRYAPQTAAPAPVPQTAPRAAGPMQPAMRQGPAPAGPAQPTYTQPNYTQPGPTQQNPVRQVDLQQPIRQPQPGAQPGAQPATPAGPQPGRPIGPGNVQLIPRPAEPAAPQAPAWYPLDAKVQAWVDNVLGYWQQRSSKVETYRCKFQRWDYDPIFGPKDPSVPKTFAEGVIQYAQPDKGLFRLEKLSNYVAATQAGEQPSYVPQTGVLGEHWICDGQRVFEFDARQKKVIERILPAEMQGKAIADGPLPFLFGADAAKIMSRYWLRPLTPPEGVKGEYWLEAVPKSRADAANFKMVHIIIDEKEFLPQGLQVFPPNYDPKTNPVRTAYIFKEREVNKVNLLNKLNPFLKEFFEPQTPSGWERIVENLNVPPGPGPAAQPQPSQATRPAAPAPTGPTPIPR